From Salvia splendens isolate huo1 chromosome 3, SspV2, whole genome shotgun sequence, a single genomic window includes:
- the LOC121796232 gene encoding suppressor of mec-8 and unc-52 protein homolog 2-like encodes MSSKRNHKEKTVRRHHKEEKPEEPELPKYRDRAKERREDQNLDYEITELTSFHAVAPPGSVDILSADAHKLSIEKSKYLGGDVEHTHLVKGLDYALLNKVRSEIDKKPDAGEENDGKPKVQKDDQPVTFRTATAKSVYQCIVKPQTVIKTNEMFLPGRMAFIFNMESGFSHDIPTTVHRSKADCPVPEEMVTVSVDGSVLDRIAKIMSYLRLGSSGKVLKKKKKDKDGKGKNFSVSNGYEEDERILKSESLKNQNDGEIRLPPPPPPPRKNYPDMKEKVESPIVRKEEEDIFVGDGVDYTIPSKDMSHSPISEDMEESPRNKEKQSYFAEPAYGPVPPAELSHGWEHADGYEALQAQALANGYQGEWQNYQYAEQLAYPEQYLQQDMQAYDMQSQADPNVLQDPRFMTQEEKDRGLGSVFKRDDQRLQQLREKDAREKDPNFISDSYSECYPGYQEYNREVVDSDDEGDLSKMDMGGRAKGRLHRWDFETEEEWAKYNEEKEAMPKAAFQFGVKMQDGRKTRKQNREQKLTNDLHKINKLLARKKAEMGGDKNDDGWTYGDETPGKKLRI; translated from the exons ATGTCGTCGAAGCGCAATCACAAGGAGAAAACCGTGCGGCGCCACCA taaggAGGAGAAGCCGGAAGAGCCTGAGCTGCCGAAATACAGGGACCGAGCTAAAGAACGGAGGGAAGATCAGAATCTAGATTACGAGATCACTGAATTGACCTCGTTTCATGCTGTTGCTCCTCCTGGAAGTGTTGATATATT GTCTGCTGATGCGCACAAGTTATCTATTGAGAAGAGTAAATATCTTGGAG GTGATGTTGAGCACACTCATTTGGTCAAAGGGTTGGATTATGCTTTGCTTAATAAAGTGCGAAGTGAAATTGATAAAAAGCCCGATGCTGGAGAAGAGAATGACGGGAAACCTAA AGTACAAAAGGACGATCAACCTGTAACTTTCCGCACTGCAACAGCAAAG TCAGTTTATCAATGCATAGTCAAGCCACAAACAGTCATCAAGACAAATGAAATGTTCCTTCCTGGAAGAATGGCTTTTATTTTTAACATG GAAAGTGGGTTCTCTCATGACATTCCAACAACTGTCCACAGAAGTAAAGCCGATTGTCCTGTTCCGGAG GAGATGGTTACCGTGAGTGTTGATGGTTCAGTGCTAGATCGAATCGCTAAGATCATGTCATATCTTCGCCTTGGCTCATCGGGGAAGGttctgaaaaagaaaaagaaagacaAAGATGGAAAAG GAAAGAATTTTTCTGTTTCTAATGGATATGAGGAAGATGAAAGGATTTTGAAATCCGAGTCTCTGAAGAATCAAAATGATGGAGAAATCCGACTGCCCccacctcccccacctcccagaAAGAATTATCCTGACATGAAAGAGAAGGTGGAGTCACCCATTGTTAGGAAAGAAGAGGAAGATATTTTTGTGGGTGATGGTGTAGACTATACTATTCCCAGTAAAGATATGAGCCACAGCCCAATTTCAGAGGATATGGAAGAATCTCCTCGGAACAAAGAGAAACAATCCTACTTTGCTGAGCCTGCGTATGGTCCAGTACCACCTGCTGAGCTATCTCATGGTTGGGAACACGCG GATGGATATGAGGCTTTGCAAGCACAAGCGTTGGCTAATGGCTACCAAGGAGAGTGGCAAAATTACCAATATGCTGAGCAACTGGCTTACCCTGAGCAGTATCTTCAGCAAGACATGCAGGCTTATGATATGCAATCTCAAGCCGATCCAAATGTTCTGCAGGATCCGCGTTTCATGACGCAAGAAGAGAAGGATAGGGGCTTAGGATCCGTGTTTAAGAGAGATGATCAGAGACTTCAACAACTGCGCGAGAAGGATGCCCGAGAGAAAGACCCTAATTTTATATCTGATAGTTACTCTGAATGCTACCCTGGTTACCAAGAATATAACCGTGAGGTTGTCGACAGCGATGATGAAGGTGATTTGTCCAAGATGGACATGGGCGGGCGA GCCAAGGGACGGCTTCACCGGTGGGACTTTGAAACGGAAGAGGAATGGGCTAAATACAATGAGGAGAAGGAAGCAATGCCAAAAGCTGCATTCCAGTTCGGTGTGAAGATGCAAGATGGTCGGAAGACCCGGAAGCAGAACAGGGAACAGAAGCTCACCAATGACCTGCACAAGATAAACAAACTACTAGCTCGGAAGAAGGCCGAGATGGGCGGTGACAAAAATGATGACGGCTGGACGTATGGCGATGAAACTCCGGGAAAGAAGCTAAGGATATGA